The following are encoded together in the Planococcus antarcticus DSM 14505 genome:
- a CDS encoding tyrosine-type recombinase/integrase → MDTKAFAEWLFAEGKADKTIQSYTTDVNGFQAFLTQQIGKDKYFNRSIFLVYIDRLVRSGYAVATINKKVNSLKVFNDFLLLKGLVTERYIHMKKDRIGTAVGSEDVVTVLLDEEVERLLFYVNTNERVSIRNKLIVYLLLYTGVRVTELVELRLSSIDFLTSHIVVVGKGGKRREIGLRSDVLQLVRLYIKKERSKSVFNHSDYLLVSQRGGKLHRDAVRHWLAKISEELKLKLHPHLFRHTFCTRLIQKGVDLTTVSRLAGHGSVNMTAKYYIQTSREEKMDAVNRL, encoded by the coding sequence GTGGACACCAAAGCATTTGCAGAGTGGCTATTTGCGGAAGGTAAAGCAGACAAAACTATCCAGTCGTATACAACAGATGTAAATGGATTTCAAGCATTCTTGACACAACAAATTGGAAAGGACAAGTACTTTAACCGTTCAATCTTTCTTGTCTACATCGATAGACTTGTTCGAAGTGGCTACGCTGTGGCCACTATTAACAAGAAGGTTAACAGTCTAAAGGTATTCAATGATTTCCTATTACTCAAAGGTCTAGTAACGGAAAGATATATTCATATGAAGAAAGATCGGATTGGAACCGCTGTTGGAAGTGAAGATGTTGTTACTGTTTTATTGGATGAAGAAGTAGAAAGGTTGCTTTTCTATGTGAATACGAATGAAAGAGTATCGATCCGAAATAAACTAATCGTGTACCTATTACTTTACACAGGCGTGCGTGTGACCGAACTCGTCGAATTAAGACTTTCAAGTATTGATTTTCTAACAAGTCATATCGTAGTGGTCGGGAAAGGTGGAAAACGAAGAGAGATAGGGCTTCGTTCAGATGTGCTGCAATTAGTGAGACTGTATATCAAGAAAGAACGTTCTAAGTCTGTTTTCAACCATAGTGACTATTTACTGGTGAGTCAACGAGGGGGAAAGTTACATCGGGATGCTGTTCGTCATTGGTTGGCGAAGATCTCGGAGGAGCTGAAATTAAAGTTACACCCGCATTTGTTCAGACATACATTCTGCACCAGGTTGATTCAAAAAGGCGTAGACCTTACGACGGTTAGCCGACTTGCAGGACATGGATCAGTCAATATGACTGCAAAGTATTATATTCAAACATCAAGAGAAGAAAAGATGGATGCGGTGAATCGCCTATGA
- a CDS encoding JAB domain-containing protein, translating into MMSLSKEKKLSTSQKESSKDQAAKRFNIVSVKLVKESSLLYKERSVKSPKDGYNLLKHFLEDKDREYFIVAALDIKNQPVSIHVCHVGSLNACIVHPREVMKSAILSNAASIIVGHNHPSGNPTPSDEDHKVTKRLKEAGEIIGIELLDHIIVGTDSYLSFNEKGYL; encoded by the coding sequence ATGATGAGCTTAAGTAAAGAAAAGAAACTATCAACAAGCCAAAAAGAAAGTAGTAAAGATCAGGCCGCTAAGAGATTTAATATCGTATCTGTAAAACTAGTAAAAGAATCAAGCCTATTGTACAAAGAAAGATCGGTAAAATCTCCAAAAGACGGTTACAACTTACTCAAGCATTTTCTAGAAGATAAGGATCGAGAGTATTTTATTGTAGCTGCCTTAGATATTAAAAACCAACCAGTATCCATTCATGTGTGTCATGTAGGAAGTCTGAACGCTTGTATCGTACATCCGAGAGAAGTTATGAAGTCAGCTATTCTATCAAATGCAGCTTCAATTATAGTGGGACATAATCATCCATCTGGGAATCCAACACCGTCAGATGAAGATCATAAAGTCACGAAAAGACTGAAAGAAGCTGGGGAAATCATTGGGATTGAGTTATTAGATCACATCATTGTAGGGACAGATTCGTATTTGTCCTTCAACGAGAAGGGATACCTGTAA